The Deltaproteobacteria bacterium genomic sequence GCAACGAAAGCAGTTTCGGTGACGGGGCGGCCGCGTTCCTGTTCGGAACAGGGGATCTTGTGGCGCGGGTGCTGGCGACGGCCAGTGTTGCCAACGAGATCGTGGACAACTTCCGCCGCCATGAGGACGTGATGGTCCGCAACTGGGAAGAGCGGTTCGGCATTGTCCAGGGTGTGAACCGGGCCATACCTGCAGCGGTGAAGCAGGCGCTCCAGCAGGCGGGTCTCAAAGGGGAGCAGGTGGACCGGTTCGTCTGCGCCTCGCCTTCGAGCAAGGCAACGCAGGCCGTGGCCAAGATGTGCGGCATCAGGCCGGAAGCCATCGAGGATGCGCTGGAAGCCACGGTCGGCCAGGCAGGCGCCGCCCACGGACCGATGATGCTCACCGGGGCACTGGAAAAGGCGAAAGCCGGCGACAAAATCCTTTTCGTATCTTATGCCGAAGGAGCCGATGCGCTGCTCTTGGAGGCGACACCGGGCATTGACGCCTGGCGCCCCAAGCGGCACCTCTCTGACCTTATTGAACGCAAGCGGAACGACATCCGCTACACGGACTACCTCAGGTGGCGGAATCTGCTTGATTTCGAGCCGCCCCGCCGCCCGGAAATGAAGCGTCCGGCAGCAACTGCCATGTTCCGGAACTATCACCAGAACCTCGGCCTCTACGGAAGCCGCTGCACGGCTTGCGGAGCATTGAGCTACCCCAAGCAGCGTGTCTGCTGGAAGTGCCGTGCCAAGGACAAGACCACCGACTACTCGTTCCGTACGGCCAAGGGAAAGATACGGACATTTTCGGCCGACCATTTGGCCTACACACCTGCGCCGCCGGAACTGCTGGTGGTGATCGATTTTGAGGAAGGGGGACGGCTCATGTGCAACATGGCCGACGTTGACCTCAAGAACGTCAAGGTTGGCGAGCCGGTCGAGATGACCTTCCGCCGGCTCTATGAAGCGGGTGGAATTTTCAACTACGCATGGAAAGCGAAGGCGGCGGGCTGATCCAGCCTTCCTCTTAAGGGGAGTACGAAATCATGGCAGGAACCATCAAGGACCGTGTGGCAGTCGTCGGCATGGGATGTTCGAAGTTCGGCGAACGCTGGGAATCCAGCGTTGAGGACCTGCTCGTCGAGGCAGCCTACGAAGCCTATGAATCGGCTGGCATAGACCCCAAGCAGCTCGAAGCGGCATGGTTTGGCACCATGAACTCCGGCCGGGCAGCCCTGCCGCTGTCGCAGTCGCTGAAGCTCGACTACATCCCGATTACCCGCGTCGAGAACATGTGCGCTACCGGCAGCGAGGCCTTCCGGAATGCCTGTTATGCGGTCGCTTCTGGTGCCTATGACCTGGTGATGGCGATCGGTGTCGAGAAGCTGAAGGATTCCGGCTATTCCGGTCTCACGTCAGCCATGCCCGATTCCGACGGTACCGAGCCGAACCTCTCGGCTCCATCGGCCTTTGCGCTGCTGGCCCCGGCCTATGCGGCCAAATATGGCGTCAGTACCGAGAAGATGAAGGAGGTACTTTCGCGCATTGCCATGAAGAACCACGCCAACGGGGCGCTCAATCCCAAGGCGCAGTTCCAGAAGGCAGTCTCGATGGA encodes the following:
- a CDS encoding hydroxymethylglutaryl-CoA synthase family protein, with the translated sequence MVGIMAYGAYVPFHRLQRKALNEAHGKPGGKGERSVANYDEDSVSMAVEAAWNALWKYDTKQVGTVYLGTTTNPYAEKASSTTIAAALDMPPQVRTADFGDSLRAGSSALLAALDAAVSTGKPALALAGDCRIGGAGGGNESSFGDGAAAFLFGTGDLVARVLATASVANEIVDNFRRHEDVMVRNWEERFGIVQGVNRAIPAAVKQALQQAGLKGEQVDRFVCASPSSKATQAVAKMCGIRPEAIEDALEATVGQAGAAHGPMMLTGALEKAKAGDKILFVSYAEGADALLLEATPGIDAWRPKRHLSDLIERKRNDIRYTDYLRWRNLLDFEPPRRPEMKRPAATAMFRNYHQNLGLYGSRCTACGALSYPKQRVCWKCRAKDKTTDYSFRTAKGKIRTFSADHLAYTPAPPELLVVIDFEEGGRLMCNMADVDLKNVKVGEPVEMTFRRLYEAGGIFNYAWKAKAAG